Proteins encoded within one genomic window of Ranitomeya variabilis isolate aRanVar5 chromosome 4, aRanVar5.hap1, whole genome shotgun sequence:
- the LOC143768669 gene encoding chemerin-like receptor 1: MENNTTAYSTFNISLLDGTAVPTDYDYDDFMEYTKSSVDYFVLVMYSLTLLLGTIGNGLVIWIAVFKMKKTVNVIWFLNLSIVDFIFILFLPLRIIYLANDFNWFFGNFMCKLSSMVTFINLYASVFLLTIISMDRCAAVIFPVWCRNHRTAKLAKIVVTSVWILAILFSLPYFIFRETYQDYHYSFCYTNFELGGSEEIGIYRHKMTVIIRFIVGFCIPFTIIVTCYSVIAVYIRRNHMATSSKPFKVIIAVIMAFFVCWAPYHIFSILELPTIQQTDNYLLKELRFGIPIATSLPAFINSCVNPFLYAFIGRDFRDKFWSSFPSILEKSFS, from the coding sequence ATGGAGAACAACACAACAGCGTATTCGACCTTCAATATTTCACTCCTGGATGGCACTGCTGTTCCCACCGATTATGATTATGATGACTTTATGGAATACACAAAATCCTCTGTAGATTATTTTGTTTTGGTGATGTACTCTTTGACTTTATTACTAGGAACTATAGGAAACGGCCTAGTTATCTGGATCGCAGTCTTCAAGATGAAGAAGACAGTCAACGTCATTTGGTTCCTTAATTTGTCAATCGTCGACTTTATCTTCATATTATTTCTCCCCTTGCGCATCATCTACCTGGCTAATGATTTCAACTGGTTCTTTGGAAACTTCATGTGCAAGTTGAGCAGCATGGTGACTTTCATCAATCTGTACGCTAGCGTGTTCCTGCTCACCATCATCAGTATGGACCGTTGTGCTGCTGTCATCTTCCCGGTTTGGTGTCGAAACCATCGAACTGCGAAACTGGCTAAAATCGTTGTCACTTCTGTTTGGATCCTGGCCATTTTATTTAGCTTACCATACTTTATTTTTAGAGAAACCTACCAGGATTATCACTACTCTTTTTGCTATACCAACTTTGAACTTGGAGGGTCAGAAGAGATTGGTATTTACCGCCATAAAATGACAGTGATAATAAGGTTCATTGTGGGATTTTGTATTCCTTTCACCATCATTGTCACATGTTACTCTGTGATTGCCGTATATATCAGAAGAAACCACATGGCCACCTCTTCCAAGCCCTTCAAAGTCATAATCGCAGTCATAATGGCCTTTTTTGTCTGTTGGGCTCCTTATCATATTTTCTCCATTTTGGAATTGCCTACAATTCAGCAGACCGATAATTATCTATTGAAAGAACTTCGCTTTGGGATTCCTATCGCCACCAGCCTGCCAGCCTTCATCAACAGCTGTGTCAATCCTTTTCTTTATGCATTTATTGGTCGGGACTTTAGGGATAAATTCTGGAGCTCTTTTCCATCCATATTGGAGAAATCTTTCAGTTAG